The Rhodococcus sp. X156 genome window below encodes:
- a CDS encoding TetR family transcriptional regulator, giving the protein MSADSLRVSYRQHLRAQALAAAHALTAEKGWDRVRVSEVAAAVGTSRTTLYNEFGDKQGLGEALVLQEADRFLTGIRDALDAHPDDVRTGITAAVQHTMDQAAASPLLKAVLTSPRAATQAETVPEAHRDGGILPLLTTSISLLELASDQLVSWLTEHLPDVTDADARHGIDAVVRLTVSHLVLPAADSAETSHQVAEVAIRYFRL; this is encoded by the coding sequence GTGTCGGCCGACTCGCTCCGGGTGTCCTACCGCCAGCACCTGCGTGCCCAGGCGCTGGCCGCCGCGCACGCCCTCACCGCCGAGAAGGGGTGGGACCGAGTTCGGGTGAGCGAGGTTGCGGCCGCGGTCGGCACCTCCCGCACCACCCTCTACAACGAGTTCGGCGACAAGCAGGGCCTGGGCGAGGCGCTGGTGCTGCAGGAGGCCGACCGCTTCCTCACCGGCATCCGGGACGCGCTCGACGCCCACCCCGACGACGTCCGCACCGGCATCACCGCCGCGGTGCAGCACACCATGGACCAGGCCGCGGCGAGCCCGCTGCTCAAGGCGGTGCTGACCAGCCCGCGAGCGGCCACGCAGGCCGAGACCGTGCCGGAGGCCCACCGCGACGGCGGGATCCTGCCGCTGCTCACCACGTCCATCTCGCTGCTCGAGCTCGCCTCCGACCAGCTGGTCAGCTGGCTCACCGAGCACCTGCCCGACGTCACCGACGCGGACGCCAGGCACGGCATCGACGCCGTCGTCCGGCTCACCGTCAGCCACCTGGTGCTGCCGGCCGCCGACAGCGCCGAGACCAGCCACCAGGTCGCCGAGGTCGCGATCCGCTACTTCCGCCTCTAG
- a CDS encoding FAD-dependent oxidoreductase has translation MSSSQPPLVVVGASLAGLRAVEAARRTGHTGPITLLGAEEHLPYDRPPLSKAFLDADGSTAPSSYRTREQLAELDVDLHLGSPATALDPAGHRVQVDGQWLDYAAAVIATGATARTLPGEQLAGVHTLRTLDDARQVRAALDAGAQTVVVGGGFIGSEVASAAARRQVDVTVVEAAPLPLVRAVGAEMAQACADLHHRYGTRLLCGSGVQRLVGTDRVEAVVLEDGTHLDADLVVVGIGAQPATGWLAGSGLTLDDGVVCDPTLRAADGVYAAGDVARWVNPLFGTSMRLEHWTNATEQAGTAARNALDPASATEHRAVPYFWSEWYGNKLQMVGVADGDEVHVVGGPDALAGDQWVALFRRGDQLTGALTLNLPGKTMKYRARIAAGGSWADALDFAGAR, from the coding sequence GTGAGCAGCAGCCAACCGCCGCTGGTCGTCGTCGGCGCCTCGCTGGCCGGGCTGCGGGCGGTGGAGGCGGCGCGGCGCACCGGCCACACCGGGCCCATCACCCTCCTCGGCGCCGAGGAGCACCTGCCCTACGACCGTCCGCCGCTGTCCAAGGCGTTCCTGGACGCCGACGGCAGCACCGCGCCCAGCAGCTACCGCACCCGCGAGCAGCTGGCGGAGCTGGACGTGGACCTGCACCTGGGCAGCCCCGCCACCGCGCTGGACCCCGCCGGCCACCGCGTGCAGGTCGACGGGCAGTGGCTGGACTACGCCGCGGCAGTGATCGCCACCGGCGCCACCGCGCGCACCCTGCCCGGGGAGCAGCTGGCTGGGGTGCACACCCTGCGCACCCTCGACGACGCCCGCCAGGTGCGCGCGGCGCTGGACGCCGGGGCACAGACCGTGGTGGTCGGTGGCGGGTTCATCGGCTCGGAGGTGGCCTCGGCCGCCGCCCGGCGCCAGGTGGACGTCACCGTGGTGGAGGCCGCCCCGCTGCCGCTGGTGCGGGCGGTGGGCGCGGAGATGGCCCAGGCCTGCGCCGACCTGCACCACCGGTACGGCACCCGGCTGCTGTGCGGGTCCGGGGTGCAGCGGCTGGTGGGCACCGACCGGGTGGAGGCCGTGGTGCTCGAGGACGGCACCCACCTGGACGCCGACCTGGTGGTGGTGGGCATCGGGGCGCAGCCGGCCACCGGCTGGCTGGCCGGCTCGGGGCTGACGCTGGACGACGGCGTGGTGTGCGACCCCACGCTGCGCGCCGCCGACGGGGTGTACGCCGCCGGCGACGTCGCCCGCTGGGTGAACCCGCTGTTCGGCACCAGCATGCGCCTGGAGCACTGGACCAACGCCACCGAGCAGGCGGGCACCGCCGCCCGCAACGCCCTGGACCCCGCCAGCGCCACGGAGCACCGCGCGGTGCCCTACTTCTGGTCGGAGTGGTACGGCAACAAGCTGCAGATGGTGGGTGTCGCCGACGGTGACGAGGTGCACGTGGTGGGTGGGCCGGACGCGCTGGCCGGCGACCAGTGGGTGGCGCTGTTCCGTCGCGGCGACCAGCTCACCGGGGCGCTCACGCTGAACCTGCCCGGCAAGACCATGAAGTACCGCGCCCGCATCGCCGCCGGGGGCAGCTGGGCGGACGCGCTCGACTTTGCCGGTGCCCGGTAG
- a CDS encoding cytochrome P450, translating to MTTTPHAAHPRETRPKDPADISSTAFWSKTAAERETTFAELRAERPVSWHAPIEGLMFEDPNDQGFWAVTRHADLIEATKRHEDFLSGEGILMESMPQELLDTAQGFIAMDPPRHTKIRRLLTSAFTPRQLDRINGQIDANAAAVVDGIAAKGSVDFVAEVAALVPMHNICDMMGVPQEVRAKVAHEAQFAGSWNDPELLDGAEPLPRLFEASGYIFEVASDLIAQRRRKPEADLMTNLVQAEVDGEQLTDEEIISFFGLLTVAGNDTTRQSLSHTMKALTDFPDQREWLMADFDGRIKPAVEEMVRWATPIMTFRRTAARDCELNGAQITAGDKVVLFYASANWDTEVFDHPERLNLGRNPNPHIAFGGGGIHHCLGGQLARRQITATWRELLHRLPDIAVSGEPSYTVSNFFHGVNHLPVTFTPERRPA from the coding sequence GTGACCACCACCCCCCACGCCGCCCACCCCCGCGAGACCCGCCCCAAGGACCCGGCCGACATCTCCTCCACCGCGTTCTGGTCCAAGACCGCGGCCGAGCGGGAGACCACCTTCGCCGAGCTGCGCGCCGAGCGTCCGGTGAGCTGGCACGCCCCCATCGAGGGCCTGATGTTCGAGGACCCCAACGACCAGGGTTTCTGGGCCGTCACCCGGCACGCCGACCTCATCGAGGCCACCAAGCGGCACGAGGACTTCCTCTCCGGCGAGGGCATCCTGATGGAGTCCATGCCCCAGGAGCTGCTGGACACCGCACAGGGCTTCATCGCGATGGACCCACCGCGGCACACCAAGATCCGCCGGCTGCTCACCTCCGCCTTCACCCCCAGGCAGCTCGACCGGATCAACGGCCAGATCGACGCCAACGCCGCCGCCGTGGTGGACGGCATCGCCGCCAAGGGCTCGGTGGACTTCGTCGCCGAGGTCGCAGCGCTGGTGCCCATGCACAACATCTGCGACATGATGGGCGTGCCGCAGGAGGTGCGCGCCAAGGTCGCCCACGAGGCCCAGTTCGCCGGCAGCTGGAACGACCCCGAGCTGTTGGACGGCGCGGAGCCACTGCCCCGGCTGTTCGAGGCGTCGGGCTACATCTTCGAGGTGGCCAGCGACCTCATCGCCCAGCGGCGCCGCAAGCCCGAGGCTGACCTGATGACCAACCTGGTGCAGGCCGAGGTGGACGGCGAGCAGCTGACCGACGAGGAGATCATCAGCTTCTTCGGCCTGCTCACCGTGGCCGGCAACGACACCACCCGGCAGAGCCTGAGCCACACCATGAAGGCGCTCACCGACTTCCCCGACCAGCGGGAGTGGCTGATGGCGGACTTCGACGGCCGGATCAAGCCCGCGGTGGAGGAGATGGTGCGCTGGGCCACCCCGATCATGACCTTCCGCCGCACCGCCGCCCGCGACTGCGAGCTGAACGGTGCGCAGATCACCGCCGGCGACAAGGTGGTGCTGTTCTACGCCTCCGCCAACTGGGACACCGAGGTCTTCGACCACCCCGAGCGCCTGAACCTGGGCCGCAACCCCAACCCGCACATCGCCTTCGGCGGCGGCGGCATCCACCACTGCCTGGGCGGCCAGCTCGCCCGCCGCCAGATCACCGCCACCTGGCGGGAGCTGCTGCACCGGCTGCCCGACATCGCGGTGAGCGGTGAGCCCAGCTACACGGTGAGCAACTTCTTCCACGGCGTGAACCACCTGCCGGTCACCTTCACCCCCGAGCGCCGCCCGGCGTGA
- a CDS encoding peptidyl-tRNA hydrolase, with amino-acid sequence MTDPAEGELAEDGGELIEPSGDADPEGQAPWVMQLVTRIEKTDPPTRSAVCAASATAVATLLDDPRARTGGEWAPEVVRWTDGRIRKHSRRARGAAWQAVQTLPGVTAEVQGAQVRAFVPCATDAIPAPIAKLQLAGSELADPDARAEVEAVVDGPVVVTLCAEPPLSLGKAAAAAGHAAQLALYRMDDRRRAAWAAAGYPVVIEQPTPARWAHERTRQPVQVIDGGLTDVAPGTCTATARWR; translated from the coding sequence ATGACTGATCCCGCGGAGGGCGAGCTCGCCGAGGACGGCGGCGAGCTCATCGAGCCCAGCGGTGACGCCGACCCCGAGGGCCAGGCGCCGTGGGTGATGCAGCTGGTCACCCGCATCGAGAAGACCGACCCACCCACCCGCTCGGCGGTGTGCGCGGCCTCGGCCACTGCCGTGGCCACCCTGCTGGACGACCCCCGGGCTCGCACCGGGGGTGAGTGGGCGCCGGAGGTGGTGCGCTGGACCGACGGGCGCATCCGCAAGCACTCCCGCCGCGCCCGCGGGGCGGCGTGGCAGGCGGTGCAGACCCTGCCCGGGGTGACCGCCGAGGTGCAGGGCGCGCAGGTGCGAGCCTTCGTGCCGTGCGCCACCGACGCCATCCCCGCTCCCATCGCCAAGCTGCAGCTGGCCGGCAGCGAGCTGGCCGACCCGGACGCGCGGGCCGAGGTCGAGGCGGTGGTGGACGGACCGGTGGTGGTGACGCTGTGCGCCGAGCCCCCGCTGTCGCTGGGCAAGGCCGCCGCCGCGGCCGGGCACGCCGCGCAGCTGGCCCTCTACCGGATGGACGACCGGCGCCGGGCGGCGTGGGCCGCGGCCGGGTACCCCGTGGTGATCGAGCAGCCCACCCCTGCCCGGTGGGCGCACGAGCGCACCCGGCAGCCGGTGCAGGTGATCGACGGCGGGCTCACCGACGTGGCGCCAGGCACCTGCACGGCCACCGCCCGCTGGCGCTGA
- a CDS encoding thiamine pyrophosphate-requiring protein, with the protein MSDERLVADVVVERMRSWGVPRLFGYPGDGANPLMAALRRAGDDPEFVQARHEENAALMAVGHAKYTGQVGVVMTTQGPGAVHVLNGLYDAKLDHVPVVALVGQQNRSIIGSQYQQEVDLQRLFADVAARFCQTALTAEQVPMLLDRAFRTALTTRTPTVVVLPHDVQQLPAPDLPHAHAIMVTTPVWRRPVAVPNADDLAAAAEVLNAGERVALLVGQGARDAQAEVLAVAERLGAGIATSLLGKPYVDEDHPLVAGTMGHLGTTASAHVLGECDTLLVVGSNDPWTEYYPPPGQARAVQVDAASEHLGNRYPIEVPLAGDAAATLTALLPLLHERTDHAWERSVRADVAAWHQVSADRAQVPARPVNPELVVRTLSAQLPADAQVSVDVGSVVYWYARQLRLPPGVPAHLSSTLASMGSALPYGIAAKLAHPDRPLVALAGDGAMQMNGLAELITVARMWPRWTHPGFVVCVLHNEELGEVTWEQREMEGDPRYEASQALPSFPYAGYAELLGLTGIRVTDPAELSDAWSQALAAQRPVVLEVLTDADVPLLPPYPAGAEKLAKFRAGLEQEPSSEHARELLEIYRAMEDALTEQRQARS; encoded by the coding sequence GTGAGCGACGAGCGACTGGTGGCCGACGTGGTGGTCGAGCGGATGCGCAGCTGGGGCGTGCCACGGCTGTTCGGCTACCCCGGCGACGGTGCCAACCCGCTGATGGCCGCGCTGCGCCGGGCGGGCGACGACCCGGAGTTCGTGCAGGCCCGCCACGAGGAGAACGCCGCGCTGATGGCGGTGGGCCACGCCAAGTACACCGGGCAGGTGGGCGTGGTGATGACGACGCAGGGCCCGGGCGCGGTGCACGTGCTCAACGGCCTCTACGACGCCAAGCTCGACCACGTGCCGGTGGTGGCCCTGGTGGGACAGCAGAACCGCTCCATCATCGGCTCGCAGTACCAGCAGGAGGTGGACCTGCAGCGGCTCTTCGCCGACGTCGCGGCCCGGTTCTGCCAGACCGCGCTCACCGCCGAGCAGGTGCCGATGCTGCTGGACCGCGCCTTCCGCACGGCGCTGACCACCCGGACCCCGACGGTGGTGGTGCTGCCGCACGACGTGCAGCAGCTGCCGGCCCCGGACCTGCCGCACGCCCACGCCATCATGGTGACCACGCCGGTGTGGCGCCGCCCGGTGGCCGTCCCCAACGCCGACGACCTCGCGGCCGCCGCCGAGGTGCTCAACGCCGGCGAGCGGGTGGCGCTGCTGGTGGGCCAGGGCGCCCGAGACGCGCAGGCGGAGGTGCTGGCGGTGGCCGAGCGGCTCGGCGCAGGCATCGCCACCAGCCTGCTGGGCAAGCCCTACGTGGACGAGGACCACCCGCTGGTGGCCGGCACCATGGGCCACCTCGGCACCACCGCCAGCGCCCACGTGCTGGGCGAGTGCGACACCCTGCTCGTCGTCGGCTCCAACGACCCGTGGACGGAGTACTACCCACCGCCGGGGCAGGCCCGGGCGGTGCAGGTGGACGCCGCCAGCGAGCACCTGGGCAACCGCTACCCCATTGAGGTGCCGCTGGCCGGTGACGCCGCGGCCACCCTCACCGCCCTGCTGCCGCTGCTGCACGAGCGCACCGACCACGCCTGGGAGCGCAGCGTCCGCGCCGACGTCGCAGCCTGGCACCAGGTCAGCGCCGACCGGGCGCAGGTCCCCGCCCGCCCGGTGAACCCCGAGCTGGTGGTGCGGACGCTGTCGGCGCAGCTGCCCGCTGATGCACAGGTGAGCGTGGACGTCGGCTCGGTCGTCTACTGGTACGCCCGGCAGCTGCGCCTGCCCCCCGGGGTGCCCGCGCACCTGTCCTCCACCCTGGCCTCGATGGGCTCGGCCCTGCCGTACGGCATCGCCGCCAAGCTGGCCCACCCCGACCGCCCGCTGGTCGCCCTGGCCGGGGACGGCGCCATGCAGATGAACGGCCTGGCCGAGCTGATCACGGTGGCGCGGATGTGGCCACGGTGGACGCACCCCGGGTTCGTGGTGTGCGTGCTGCACAACGAGGAGCTGGGCGAGGTGACGTGGGAGCAGCGCGAGATGGAGGGCGACCCGCGGTACGAGGCCAGCCAGGCGCTGCCGTCGTTCCCCTACGCCGGCTACGCCGAGCTGTTGGGGCTCACCGGAATCCGCGTCACTGACCCGGCCGAGCTGAGCGACGCCTGGAGCCAGGCGCTGGCCGCGCAGCGCCCCGTGGTGCTGGAGGTGCTCACCGATGCCGACGTGCCGCTGCTGCCGCCCTACCCCGCCGGCGCGGAGAAGCTGGCGAAGTTCCGCGCCGGCCTCGAGCAGGAGCCGAGCAGCGAGCACGCCCGTGAGCTGCTGGAGATCTACCGAGCCATGGAGGACGCGCTCACCGAGCAGCGCCAGGCGCGCAGCTGA
- a CDS encoding NlpC/P60 family protein, which produces MGLTDRLRSVAVLAAVAAATVTGAGLQPAAAQVAPACQPYGAIGAYWQGVGAERSFLGTCTKDEHAVPGGRATGFGGGTVYWSAVTGAHSVKGLIRDGYTAAGATGSFLGFPTTDEAFTPRVFGAFNHFQGGSLYWSPGTGVREVHGSIRDKWAALGWEGGALGFPTTGEAGTPTKAGAFNHFQGGSIYWSPATGAHEVRGAIRERWAGLGWETSALGFPTSDEYVVAEGRRTDFQGGSVIWTAASNTTRVVGAAATPSPPPAAESKGKRALAVAHTKLGARYVWGGNGPTVFDCSGLTSWAFRQVGVTLPRVAADQAKVGTYVDKSNLQAGDLVFFYSPVTHVGIYDGNGNVLNAPTEGQGVQYTPIKYLPYTTARRM; this is translated from the coding sequence ATGGGTCTCACCGACCGCCTGCGCAGCGTGGCGGTGCTGGCCGCCGTCGCTGCCGCGACCGTGACGGGAGCCGGGCTCCAGCCCGCGGCGGCGCAGGTCGCACCGGCGTGCCAGCCCTACGGGGCCATCGGCGCCTACTGGCAGGGCGTGGGAGCGGAGAGGTCGTTCCTCGGCACCTGCACCAAGGACGAGCACGCGGTGCCCGGTGGGCGGGCCACCGGCTTTGGCGGAGGCACCGTCTACTGGAGCGCGGTCACCGGGGCGCACAGCGTCAAGGGCCTGATCCGGGACGGCTACACCGCCGCCGGAGCCACCGGCTCGTTCCTGGGCTTCCCCACCACCGACGAGGCCTTCACCCCGCGCGTCTTCGGGGCGTTCAACCACTTCCAGGGCGGCAGCCTGTACTGGTCGCCGGGCACCGGGGTCCGCGAGGTGCACGGCTCCATCCGGGACAAGTGGGCCGCGCTTGGTTGGGAGGGCGGCGCGCTCGGGTTCCCCACCACCGGCGAGGCCGGCACCCCCACCAAGGCGGGCGCGTTCAACCACTTCCAGGGCGGCAGCATCTACTGGTCGCCGGCCACCGGTGCGCACGAGGTGCGCGGCGCCATTCGCGAGCGGTGGGCCGGGCTGGGCTGGGAGACCAGCGCGCTGGGTTTCCCCACCAGCGACGAGTACGTGGTGGCCGAGGGGCGGCGCACCGACTTCCAGGGCGGGTCGGTCATCTGGACCGCGGCCAGCAACACCACCCGGGTGGTGGGTGCGGCCGCCACCCCCAGCCCCCCGCCGGCGGCTGAGTCCAAGGGCAAGCGCGCCCTGGCCGTCGCGCACACCAAGCTGGGCGCCCGCTACGTGTGGGGCGGCAACGGCCCCACCGTGTTCGACTGCTCGGGGCTGACGTCGTGGGCGTTTCGCCAGGTCGGGGTGACGCTGCCGCGGGTGGCGGCCGACCAGGCCAAGGTGGGCACCTACGTGGACAAGAGCAACCTGCAGGCCGGCGACCTGGTGTTCTTCTACAGCCCGGTCACGCACGTCGGCATCTACGACGGCAACGGCAACGTGCTCAACGCCCCGACCGAGGGCCAGGGCGTGCAGTACACGCCGATCAAGTACCTGCCCTACACCACGGCCCGCCGGATGTGA
- a CDS encoding aminotransferase class I/II-fold pyridoxal phosphate-dependent enzyme, whose product MSLTTLGQHELADLRDAQRPAYEELVAKAVSLDLTRGKPGPEQLDLSKELLELPGVEHHRSADGTDVRNYGGLQGLREIREIFAPLVRVPVDQLIAAGNSSLTLMHDSIIFSLLHGTPDSERPWSQHPRVKFLCPAPGYDRHFAICERYGIEMIPVPMREDGPDMALVSQLVAADPLIKGMWLVPTYANPTGTVCSPEVVAQLAKMPTAAADFRLYWDNAYAVHHLTDSPAEPVDVVGLCAEAGNPNRVLVFASTSKITFPGAGVSFLGGSSANVAWYLKHLAAQSIGPDKVNQLRHAQFLQSPDGVRALMERHRQILAPKFALVLEILENRLGELKAASWSEPAGGYFVSLDVLDGTASRVIALAKHAGIAMTPAGAAFPYGDDPHDRNIRIAPTYPGVEELRVAIDGLATCVLLAAAEKLLSS is encoded by the coding sequence ATGTCACTGACGACGCTCGGTCAGCACGAGCTCGCGGACCTGCGAGACGCCCAGCGCCCGGCCTACGAGGAGCTCGTCGCCAAGGCGGTGTCGCTCGACCTCACCCGTGGCAAGCCCGGTCCCGAGCAGCTGGACCTGTCCAAGGAGCTGCTGGAGCTGCCCGGCGTCGAGCACCACCGCTCCGCCGACGGCACCGACGTCCGCAACTACGGCGGCCTGCAGGGGCTGCGGGAGATCCGCGAGATCTTCGCCCCGCTCGTGCGCGTCCCCGTCGACCAGCTCATCGCGGCGGGCAACTCCAGCCTGACGCTGATGCACGACTCGATCATCTTCTCGCTGCTGCACGGCACGCCCGACTCCGAGCGCCCGTGGAGCCAGCACCCGCGCGTCAAGTTCCTCTGCCCCGCGCCTGGCTACGACCGGCACTTCGCCATCTGCGAGCGCTACGGCATCGAGATGATCCCCGTGCCGATGCGCGAGGACGGCCCGGACATGGCGCTGGTCTCCCAGCTCGTCGCCGCCGACCCGCTGATCAAGGGCATGTGGCTGGTGCCCACCTACGCCAACCCCACCGGCACGGTCTGCTCGCCCGAGGTCGTCGCGCAGCTGGCGAAGATGCCCACCGCGGCCGCCGACTTCCGGCTGTACTGGGACAACGCCTACGCGGTGCACCACCTCACCGACAGCCCGGCGGAGCCGGTGGACGTGGTGGGCCTGTGCGCCGAGGCGGGCAACCCCAACCGGGTGCTGGTCTTCGCCTCCACCTCCAAGATCACCTTCCCCGGCGCCGGGGTCAGCTTCCTGGGCGGCTCGTCGGCCAACGTGGCCTGGTACCTCAAGCACCTGGCCGCGCAGAGCATCGGCCCGGACAAGGTTAACCAGCTGCGGCACGCGCAGTTCCTGCAGAGCCCGGACGGCGTGCGCGCGCTGATGGAGCGCCACCGCCAGATCCTGGCCCCCAAGTTCGCCCTGGTGCTGGAGATCCTGGAGAACCGCCTCGGTGAGCTCAAGGCCGCCAGCTGGAGCGAGCCCGCCGGTGGGTACTTCGTCAGCCTGGACGTGCTCGACGGCACTGCCTCCCGGGTGATCGCGCTGGCCAAGCACGCCGGCATCGCCATGACCCCGGCCGGTGCGGCCTTCCCCTACGGCGACGACCCGCACGACCGCAACATCCGCATCGCCCCCACCTACCCCGGCGTCGAGGAGCTGCGGGTGGCCATCGACGGGCTGGCCACCTGCGTGCTGCTGGCGGCGGCGGAGAAGCTGCTCAGCTCCTGA
- a CDS encoding DNA polymerase III subunits gamma/tau yields MALYRKYRPATFAEVVGQEHVTEPLSVALTSGRINHAYLFSGPRGCGKTSSARILARSLNCEQGPTATPCGVCESCIGLAPGGAGTLDVVELDAASHGGVDDARELRDRAFYAPASSRYRVFIVDEAHMVTTQGFNALLKIVEEPPEHLVFIFATTEPEKVLATIRSRTHHYPFRLLPPATMRGLLERICQQEQVQVDAAVYPLVIRAGGGSPRDSLSVLDQLLAGAGPEGVTYQRALALLGVTDVALIDDAVDALAADDGAALFGTVQTLVDAGHDPRRFAVDLLDRVRDLILLRAVTDAGERGLVEAPGDVLERMRDEAEHLGGATLARYAEIIHSGLGEMRGATSPRLLLEVMCARMLLPSASDAESAVLHRLERVERRMVITPPTEETDQVAPAEPAFQRPSRRVEPAAAPAPAAAPAPAPAPAAAEPEPAVAERPVAAPAPAAAPQPAAVRRPEPAAESAPAVPRQAPTPPAAPPPAAQAKQAQPPAAPERRAPAPAPAAPAPAAPAPEAPAATGPVAGQPDAATVRTVWSEVRSAVRERSRTTEVMLSSATVRRLDGNTLVLGHDSAPLAKRLTESRNSAVVSAALRDVLGVDWVVVCETGGEPAAAPAAPPAAAQRQAPAAPPRFTRPSGGSTGQAAPADEVPLPDGPSDPDDPDDAGRHAPEPEPLDEEAMLAEAASGDLGDPAGRRDPEEVALELLAAELGARPLDPR; encoded by the coding sequence GTGGCCCTCTACCGCAAGTACCGTCCGGCGACCTTTGCCGAGGTCGTCGGCCAGGAGCACGTCACCGAGCCGCTCAGCGTGGCGCTGACGTCCGGCCGCATCAACCACGCCTACCTGTTCTCCGGCCCGCGCGGCTGCGGCAAGACGTCCTCGGCCCGCATCCTGGCCCGCTCGCTCAACTGCGAGCAGGGTCCCACGGCCACCCCGTGCGGGGTCTGCGAGTCCTGCATCGGCCTGGCCCCCGGTGGGGCGGGCACCCTCGACGTGGTGGAGCTCGACGCCGCCAGTCACGGTGGGGTGGACGACGCCCGCGAGCTGCGCGACCGCGCCTTCTACGCCCCCGCCTCCTCGCGCTACCGCGTCTTCATCGTGGACGAGGCGCACATGGTCACCACGCAGGGCTTCAACGCGCTGCTGAAGATCGTGGAGGAGCCGCCGGAGCACCTGGTCTTCATCTTCGCCACCACCGAGCCGGAGAAGGTGCTCGCCACCATCCGCTCGCGCACCCACCACTACCCGTTCCGGCTGCTGCCCCCGGCCACCATGCGTGGTCTGCTGGAGCGGATCTGCCAGCAGGAGCAGGTGCAGGTGGACGCCGCGGTGTACCCGCTGGTGATCCGGGCCGGCGGCGGCTCGCCGCGCGACTCCCTGAGCGTGCTGGACCAGCTGCTGGCCGGGGCCGGACCCGAGGGCGTCACCTACCAGCGGGCGCTGGCCCTGCTCGGGGTCACTGACGTCGCGCTCATCGACGACGCGGTGGACGCGCTGGCCGCCGACGACGGGGCCGCGCTGTTCGGCACCGTGCAGACGCTGGTGGACGCCGGGCACGACCCGCGCCGCTTCGCCGTCGACCTGCTCGACCGGGTGCGCGACCTGATCCTGCTGCGCGCGGTGACCGACGCCGGGGAGCGCGGTCTGGTGGAGGCTCCCGGCGACGTGCTGGAGCGGATGCGCGACGAGGCCGAGCACCTGGGCGGGGCGACCCTCGCCCGCTACGCCGAGATCATCCACAGCGGACTGGGCGAGATGCGTGGGGCCACCTCCCCGCGGCTGCTGCTCGAGGTGATGTGCGCGCGGATGCTGCTGCCCTCCGCGTCGGACGCCGAGTCAGCCGTGCTGCACCGCCTGGAGCGGGTGGAGCGGCGCATGGTCATCACCCCGCCCACCGAGGAGACCGACCAGGTCGCCCCCGCCGAGCCGGCGTTCCAGCGGCCCTCCCGCCGCGTCGAGCCGGCCGCCGCGCCCGCTCCCGCCGCCGCGCCGGCTCCCGCTCCTGCGCCTGCGGCCGCCGAGCCCGAGCCTGCGGTGGCCGAGCGTCCGGTCGCCGCGCCCGCACCGGCGGCCGCCCCGCAGCCGGCTGCCGTGCGCCGCCCCGAGCCGGCAGCCGAGTCGGCCCCGGCCGTGCCCCGGCAAGCGCCCACGCCACCGGCAGCCCCACCACCGGCAGCCCAGGCCAAGCAGGCGCAGCCCCCGGCCGCACCCGAGCGCCGGGCACCCGCCCCAGCACCCGCCGCCCCAGCCCCCGCCGCGCCAGCACCGGAGGCGCCCGCGGCTACCGGTCCGGTGGCCGGGCAGCCCGACGCCGCCACCGTGCGCACCGTGTGGTCGGAGGTCCGCTCCGCCGTCCGGGAGCGCAGCCGCACCACCGAGGTGATGCTCTCCAGCGCCACCGTGCGCCGCCTGGACGGCAACACCCTGGTGCTCGGCCACGACTCCGCGCCGCTGGCCAAGCGGCTCACCGAGTCCCGCAACTCCGCGGTGGTCTCCGCGGCCCTGCGCGACGTGCTGGGGGTCGACTGGGTGGTGGTGTGCGAGACCGGTGGCGAGCCGGCCGCTGCCCCGGCGGCGCCGCCCGCCGCCGCGCAGCGCCAGGCCCCCGCCGCCCCGCCGCGCTTCACCCGTCCCTCCGGTGGCTCCACCGGGCAGGCGGCGCCGGCCGACGAGGTGCCGCTGCCCGACGGCCCGAGCGACCCCGACGACCCCGACGACGCAGGGCGCCACGCCCCGGAGCCCGAGCCGCTGGACGAGGAGGCGATGCTCGCCGAGGCCGCCAGCGGCGACCTGGGTGACCCGGCCGGCCGACGTGACCCCGAGGAGGTCGCCCTGGAGCTGCTGGCCGCCGAGCTGGGTGCCCGCCCGCTCGACCCCCGCTGA